CGCAACGTCGTCCTCCAGCAACTGGCCAACGCGGACGCGGATACGACGGCAAACGCCACCGCGCGCATCAACGAGGAGATGCGCAAGGGCGTGCTGGGCATCTTCACCAGCAACGACTCCGCGCTGGTCGAAGCCCTGGCCCAGGTGCCGCTCGAGGTGTTGATCGTCTTCAAGATCACCCTCTTCTTCCTGCCCGCCTACATCGCGCTGATGGGCTTCGATCAGATCAGTGGCGAAGTGGGGCCGCGCTCCATCCGCTACCTCACGGTGCGCGCGCGGCGCTCGTCGGTGCTGCTGGGCAAGTTCCTGACGCAGGCCTCGCTGCTGCTCGGGCTCGTGCTCATCATCGACCTGGCCATCTTCGTCTACGCCCGCATCGCCAACCCGGACTTCGGCTTCGCCGCCATGGGCCTCAACCTGCTGAAGTTCTGGCTGGCCGCCATCGTCTACTCGCTGGCCTACGTGGCGCTCACCACCCTGTGCTCGTGCCTCTTCCGCGTCCCCGCGGTGAGCCTGGTGTTCAACTTCATCTTGATGTTCGTCTTCTGGCTGCTGTCGACCATTGGCCAGGCCCCCGGGAACACGGACAGCAGTCTGCGCTTCCTGCGCTACGTGTCGCCGTCGCACTACGCGGGCGACCTGCTGCATCCTGGCCTGGCCCAGTTTGGCACGAGCGGAGCCGCGTACGC
This genomic window from Myxococcus hansupus contains:
- a CDS encoding ABC transporter permease; the encoded protein is MVIWSAELRRAVRSGRAVVLLGLYSMFSALVLLVVGWLTAQVRNVVLQQLANADADTTANATARINEEMRKGVLGIFTSNDSALVEALAQVPLEVLIVFKITLFFLPAYIALMGFDQISGEVGPRSIRYLTVRARRSSVLLGKFLTQASLLLGLVLIIDLAIFVYARIANPDFGFAAMGLNLLKFWLAAIVYSLAYVALTTLCSCLFRVPAVSLVFNFILMFVFWLLSTIGQAPGNTDSSLRFLRYVSPSHYAGDLLHPGLAQFGTSGAAYAGFAFVFLMAAYGILRARDL